The proteins below come from a single Brevundimonas sp. LM2 genomic window:
- a CDS encoding amidase — protein MPALSDEYEGPPSTPAQAAAAARVAAAAAADADAAASDRRAAAGLSSSLAKCAGVTADRVAQCEDDARGMNAVIAWSSGGAASPDGMLSEMPIFLKDNIETADMPTTAGSMALLDNAPGRDAPLVARLRAAGAVILGKTNLSEWANIRSSASVSGWSGVGGQTRNPHALDRNTCGSSSGSGAAVAAGLAPAAIGTETDGSIVCPAAINGIVGFKPTVGMVSRTHIVPISHSQDTAGPMTRTVEDAALVLSVMAGTDPADPATAEADARKVDFRAALDAASLRGTRIGVARFLTGYSAGTDRVFETNLQALRDAGAVLVEITDGPDMNAIGAAETTVLHYELKADLNAYLASTDAAQVKTRTLADVIAFNAATPRELGLFGQETFLKAEATTGLDTPEYIAARETSLRLAGVEGIDRMLAEHTVVALVAPTVGPAWSIDAVNGDHYLGAASTLPAVAGYPHLTVPMGFVQGLPVGLSFIGAKWDDARILSLGYAFEQATRAIRPPTFARSADDLPDLAPLLAPLPRD, from the coding sequence TTGCCGGCATTATCCGACGAGTATGAAGGTCCACCCTCGACCCCTGCGCAGGCCGCTGCTGCTGCGAGAGTCGCTGCAGCCGCTGCGGCTGACGCGGATGCGGCAGCTTCTGACCGGCGAGCTGCTGCAGGTTTGTCGTCGTCGCTCGCAAAATGCGCGGGCGTGACCGCGGATCGCGTAGCCCAATGTGAAGATGACGCTAGAGGCATGAACGCCGTCATCGCGTGGTCGTCCGGCGGAGCGGCATCGCCCGATGGGATGCTCTCCGAGATGCCGATCTTCCTCAAGGACAACATCGAAACCGCCGACATGCCGACCACGGCCGGGTCGATGGCCCTGCTCGACAACGCCCCCGGTCGCGACGCGCCGCTGGTCGCTCGGCTGCGCGCGGCCGGGGCGGTCATCCTCGGCAAGACCAATCTGTCGGAGTGGGCCAATATCCGCTCGTCGGCCTCCGTCTCGGGCTGGAGCGGGGTGGGGGGCCAGACGCGCAATCCGCATGCGCTGGACCGGAACACCTGCGGCTCGTCCTCGGGCAGCGGCGCGGCGGTGGCGGCGGGGCTGGCCCCGGCGGCGATCGGGACCGAGACGGACGGGTCGATCGTCTGTCCGGCGGCGATCAACGGCATCGTCGGCTTCAAGCCCACGGTCGGCATGGTCAGCCGCACCCATATCGTGCCGATCAGCCATTCGCAGGACACGGCCGGGCCGATGACCCGCACGGTCGAGGACGCGGCCCTCGTGTTGTCGGTCATGGCGGGGACCGATCCGGCCGACCCCGCAACGGCGGAAGCCGATGCGCGCAAGGTCGACTTCCGCGCGGCGCTGGACGCCGCATCGCTGCGGGGCACGCGGATCGGGGTGGCGCGGTTCCTGACGGGCTATTCGGCCGGCACGGACCGGGTGTTCGAGACGAACCTGCAGGCCCTGCGTGACGCGGGCGCGGTGCTGGTCGAGATCACCGACGGGCCCGACATGAACGCCATCGGGGCGGCCGAGACGACCGTGCTGCACTATGAGCTGAAGGCCGATCTGAACGCCTATCTGGCCTCGACGGACGCGGCTCAGGTCAAGACCCGCACCCTGGCCGACGTCATCGCCTTCAACGCGGCCACGCCGCGCGAACTGGGCCTGTTCGGCCAGGAGACCTTCCTCAAGGCCGAGGCGACGACGGGGCTGGACACGCCGGAATATATCGCCGCGCGCGAGACCTCGCTGCGACTGGCGGGTGTGGAGGGGATCGACCGGATGCTGGCCGAGCACACGGTGGTGGCGCTGGTCGCCCCGACGGTGGGACCGGCCTGGTCGATCGATGCGGTCAACGGCGACCACTATCTGGGCGCGGCCTCGACCCTGCCGGCGGTGGCGGGATACCCGCATCTGACCGTGCCGATGGGCTTCGTGCAGGGGCTTCCGGTGGGGCTCAGCTTCATCGGAGCCAAGTGGGACGACGCGCGGATCCTGTCACTGGGCTACGCCTTCGAGCAGGCGACGCGGGCGATCCGTCCGCCGACCTTCGCCCGGTCGGCGGACGACCTGCCGGACCTGGCCCCGCTGCTGGCGCCGCTCCCGCGGGACTAG
- a CDS encoding S9 family peptidase — MRTMLLVSALALTAGSALAQSANPAVLTPERVFANPGLNGPVAQGVSLSPDGELVAFLRARQDDVSVLDLWAAPTGAGEPFKLIDARALVPDAGELSEAEKARRERMRISQRGVVEYSWDEQGRYILAPLEGDIFLASREGGAVRRLTETEADEIDAKVSPKGNYVSFVRDQDLFVVNLATGDETPLTTDGDALLTWATAEFIAQEEMDRDTGYWWSPDERFIALQRTDESSVDIVPRLDISGGGASVVEQRYPRAGRPNAVVELYVQDVAAARRVKVDLGDNTDIYLARVNWSQDGRTLYVQRQSRDQKRLDLLSVDPTTGASRVIASPTSRAWVELTDDFKPLKNGGFIWSDESTGWRHLYLYNAAGRKVRALTEGEWPVQTLDGVNEETGQVFFSAAMRDNVEAPLERRLFRVDLARRSRPVAVTETSGAFNLNNTATAYVTTYSDVDTPPQTALYRADGTFVRWIEENKLDETHPFWPYRERRMDPEFGTLESHGETLVWQMTKPYGFDPTKTYPVIMQVYGGPSGGGVRPSWQPATTQLLTEAGYIVFRLDNRGEGYRSAAFKQALHLKMGQPEIEDQVLGANYLRSLPYVDDARIAMMGWSYGGFMSLMALTEPEMGLAAAAVGAPPTEWSLYDTHYTERFMSTPQANAEGYAASDALPRLDNLTGRMLLMHGMADDNVILENSTRVIDALQAKSIPFELMLYPGQRHGVRGNERQLQQWRTYLDFFDRTIGSRAPGVSD; from the coding sequence ATGCGCACAATGCTTCTCGTCTCCGCCCTCGCCCTGACCGCCGGTTCGGCGCTCGCCCAATCCGCAAACCCCGCCGTGCTGACGCCGGAACGGGTGTTCGCCAACCCCGGTCTGAACGGACCCGTGGCCCAGGGGGTCAGTCTGTCGCCGGACGGCGAACTGGTCGCCTTTCTGCGGGCGCGCCAGGACGATGTCTCGGTGCTGGACCTGTGGGCCGCACCGACCGGGGCGGGCGAGCCGTTCAAGCTGATCGACGCCCGCGCCCTGGTGCCCGATGCCGGCGAGCTGTCGGAGGCCGAAAAGGCCCGGCGCGAGCGGATGCGGATCAGCCAGCGCGGCGTGGTCGAATATTCGTGGGACGAACAGGGCCGCTATATCCTGGCCCCGCTGGAAGGCGACATCTTCCTGGCCAGCCGGGAAGGGGGCGCCGTTCGCCGCCTGACCGAAACCGAGGCGGACGAGATCGACGCCAAGGTCAGCCCCAAGGGCAACTACGTCTCCTTCGTGCGGGACCAGGACCTGTTCGTCGTCAACCTGGCGACCGGGGACGAGACGCCCCTGACGACGGACGGCGACGCACTGCTGACGTGGGCCACCGCCGAGTTCATCGCCCAGGAGGAGATGGATCGCGACACCGGCTATTGGTGGAGCCCGGACGAGCGGTTCATCGCCCTGCAGCGGACCGATGAGTCCTCCGTCGACATCGTGCCCCGGCTGGACATCAGCGGCGGCGGGGCCAGCGTGGTCGAGCAGCGCTATCCCCGCGCCGGCCGCCCCAATGCGGTGGTCGAACTGTATGTGCAGGACGTGGCGGCCGCGCGCCGGGTCAAGGTCGACCTGGGCGACAACACCGACATCTATCTGGCCCGGGTCAACTGGTCCCAGGACGGGCGCACCCTGTACGTCCAGCGCCAGAGCCGGGACCAGAAACGTCTGGACCTGCTGAGCGTCGATCCCACGACCGGGGCGTCGCGCGTCATCGCCAGCCCGACCTCGCGCGCCTGGGTCGAGCTGACGGACGACTTCAAGCCGCTGAAGAACGGCGGCTTCATCTGGTCGGACGAGAGCACCGGCTGGCGGCACCTGTATCTGTACAATGCGGCGGGCCGGAAGGTGCGGGCCCTGACCGAGGGCGAGTGGCCGGTCCAGACCCTGGACGGGGTCAATGAGGAGACCGGTCAGGTCTTCTTCTCCGCCGCCATGCGCGACAACGTCGAGGCCCCGCTGGAGCGGCGGCTGTTCCGGGTCGATCTGGCGCGGCGCTCGCGCCCCGTGGCGGTGACCGAGACCAGCGGCGCGTTCAATCTGAACAACACCGCCACCGCCTATGTGACGACCTATTCCGACGTCGACACGCCGCCGCAGACCGCCCTGTACCGCGCGGACGGGACCTTCGTGCGCTGGATCGAGGAGAACAAGCTCGACGAGACCCACCCCTTCTGGCCCTACCGTGAGCGCCGCATGGATCCGGAGTTCGGCACGCTGGAGAGCCACGGCGAGACCCTGGTCTGGCAGATGACCAAGCCCTACGGCTTCGATCCGACCAAGACCTATCCGGTGATCATGCAGGTCTATGGCGGGCCGTCGGGCGGGGGCGTCCGCCCCAGCTGGCAGCCGGCGACAACCCAGCTGCTGACCGAGGCCGGCTACATCGTCTTCCGGCTCGACAACCGCGGCGAGGGCTATCGTTCGGCCGCGTTCAAACAGGCCCTGCATCTGAAGATGGGCCAGCCGGAGATCGAGGATCAGGTCCTGGGGGCCAACTATCTGAGATCGCTGCCCTATGTGGACGACGCCCGGATCGCGATGATGGGCTGGTCCTATGGCGGGTTCATGAGCCTGATGGCCCTGACCGAGCCGGAGATGGGGCTGGCGGCCGCCGCCGTCGGGGCCCCGCCGACCGAGTGGAGCCTGTACGACACCCACTATACCGAGCGGTTCATGTCGACGCCCCAGGCCAATGCCGAGGGCTATGCGGCGTCGGACGCCCTTCCGCGCCTGGACAACCTGACCGGCCGGATGCTGCTGATGCACGGGATGGCGGACGACAACGTGATCCTGGAGAACTCGACCCGGGTGATCGACGCGCTGCAGGCCAAGAGCATCCCGTTCGAGCTGATGCTGTATCCGGGCCAGCGTCACGGCGTGCGGGGGAATGAGCGCCAGCTGCAGCAGTGGCGGACCTATCTGGACTTCTTCGACCGGACGATCGGGTCGCGGGCTCCGGGCGTGTCCGACTAA